Genomic DNA from Chryseobacterium shigense:
TACGGTCCGAAAAAAAATATACCACATACAAAAAAAAAATTTTCTGTCATCGACTGGAAGTTCTGGCAGAAGAAAATTCCATTCACCACAAAGGCTTTTTCTCTTATTCATACTGTACATCAGCTTTCGGATTATTTTCACGTTGTAAAGAAAGGCCAGAAGAAGGTGGTTACCCTTCATGATCTTAATTTTTTGCATGACAGCAGTTCAGAACGGAAAGTAAAAAAAAGCATAAAACTTGTTCAGAAAAATATCGGAAATGCAGATGCTGTAGTTTGTATATCTGAATTTGTAAAAGATGATTTTATGAAGAACAGGGCACTTTTTACTTTCAAAAAAGAGGTAAGGGTAGAAGTGATTTATAACGGGCTCATCTTTCCTGAAACCACAGAATTCAGCTCGCAGAATAAGTATAGCTTTATGGGAAAAAAATATATCCTTAATATCGGGGTGCTTTTTCCGAAAAAGAATCAGGAAGTGCTGCTTGATCTTATTTCCCGAAACGACAGGCATCTTGTACTGGTAACTTCTTCAGCAAAATCTGTCTATAAAGAAAAGTTTTTGGAAAAAATCAAAACTTTAGGCCTGGAAGAAAGAGTACATATTCTGGAAAACGTGGATAATAATGAAAAGTATTTTCTTCTACAGCACTGTGAATCATATTGTCATCCTTCACTGGCAGAAGGCTTTGGGATTCCGCCTGTGGAAGCAATGTATTTTGGGAAACCGGTTTTTTTAAGCAAACTGACGAGCCTTCCTGAGATCGGCGGCGATCTGGCTTTTTATTTTGATGATTTTTCAGCTGAACATATGCATCAGGTATATGCGTCAGGAATGCAGCTTTACAGTTCCAAAACGGCAGAATATGCTTCACAGCTGAAAGAAAGGGCTGTAAAGTTCGGGTATCTGGAAATGGCAGATGCTTATGAAAACCTTTACAGTGATCTGCTGCGTTAAAGTCTGGTCTTTCCGAATTTCAATTTCCATTTAAAAACGGCAAAACTATCACCTCCTTTAATGTCAATTCTTTTGATCTCGAATTTATTTTTCCAAGGATAATAATCGACATTATTGCCAATGCGTACTGCGGAAATAATTCCCGCTTTTTCAAGTATGGAAAAAAACTCCTTCTTCCGTGCTCCTTTTTTAGGAAACTTGCCATAAGGATAGGCGAGAACTTTTGTAAAAGGAATTGCTTTTTCTTCCAGAGTACGGATATTCTGATGAATGTCATCCGCTGCTTCCTGTAATGAAATTTGTGAGTAATTCCTGTGGGAATGGCTGTGCAATGCAATTTCAACAAATTCAGGATTAAGAGATCTGATTTCATCAAATGTCAT
This window encodes:
- a CDS encoding polysaccharide deacetylase family protein, with the translated sequence MGSIIADENRQLMTFDEIRSLNPEFVEIALHSHSHRNYSQISLQEAADDIHQNIRTLEEKAIPFTKVLAYPYGKFPKKGARKKEFFSILEKAGIISAVRIGNNVDYYPWKNKFEIKRIDIKGGDSFAVFKWKLKFGKTRL
- a CDS encoding glycosyltransferase family 4 protein, whose product is MQKKILIDAERLKYPKSGIANVCVSLIKGLDEKDSDFEYTFYGPKKNIPHTKKKFSVIDWKFWQKKIPFTTKAFSLIHTVHQLSDYFHVVKKGQKKVVTLHDLNFLHDSSSERKVKKSIKLVQKNIGNADAVVCISEFVKDDFMKNRALFTFKKEVRVEVIYNGLIFPETTEFSSQNKYSFMGKKYILNIGVLFPKKNQEVLLDLISRNDRHLVLVTSSAKSVYKEKFLEKIKTLGLEERVHILENVDNNEKYFLLQHCESYCHPSLAEGFGIPPVEAMYFGKPVFLSKLTSLPEIGGDLAFYFDDFSAEHMHQVYASGMQLYSSKTAEYASQLKERAVKFGYLEMADAYENLYSDLLR